A window of the Candidatus Woesearchaeota archaeon genome harbors these coding sequences:
- a CDS encoding helix-turn-helix domain-containing protein, which produces MNKELVLQELGLSEGEIKTYLSLLKRGFSTVAKIKEDSGLHRTTVYDFLEKLMQKGLVSYVVQGGVNYYKASPPERLKQLLKEKEDKLKTIMPELESLAKLPKDEIKVEVYKGKQGFNTVLNKIIAVRKDMYGFGFEEEKYEQMDKIMMEQYFRKCNENNIKENVFVKRSTSFLYKHPHIRYHFLPDDYFNPNPSMTFGNYVAIQVWEPLTTILIENKALADSYKKYFNFLKDQSSMIFRGWNEVKKIFDESLELMKAGDEILTYGTSQDADNYVDYFREHNIIGIKKNIKARIMIDQRAKKNIAMCKATGWQVCSLKPGQGTAMEVDIYGKCAFMVIWKKDPRQVTAILFNDPEIVKSLKQYGEMLWKSAKPM; this is translated from the coding sequence ATGAATAAAGAATTAGTGCTGCAGGAGCTTGGTTTATCAGAAGGTGAAATTAAAACCTACCTTAGTTTATTAAAGCGAGGATTTTCTACCGTCGCCAAAATCAAGGAAGACTCCGGCCTTCATAGGACAACAGTCTACGATTTCTTAGAAAAACTGATGCAAAAAGGGTTAGTCAGTTATGTAGTCCAAGGTGGAGTAAATTATTACAAGGCAAGTCCTCCTGAACGATTAAAACAACTGCTCAAAGAAAAAGAAGACAAATTAAAAACAATCATGCCTGAGCTTGAAAGTCTTGCAAAATTGCCGAAAGATGAGATCAAAGTAGAGGTCTACAAAGGAAAGCAGGGTTTTAACACAGTCTTAAACAAAATTATTGCCGTTAGAAAAGACATGTATGGTTTCGGTTTTGAAGAAGAAAAATATGAGCAGATGGATAAAATAATGATGGAGCAATATTTTAGAAAATGCAATGAAAATAATATTAAAGAAAACGTTTTCGTTAAAAGAAGCACCTCATTCCTCTACAAACACCCTCATATTAGATATCATTTCCTACCAGATGATTATTTTAACCCAAATCCTTCTATGACCTTCGGCAATTACGTTGCTATTCAAGTGTGGGAGCCGCTGACAACTATTTTGATTGAAAACAAAGCATTAGCTGATTCCTATAAGAAATATTTCAATTTCTTAAAAGACCAATCGTCAATGATTTTTCGCGGCTGGAATGAAGTAAAGAAGATATTTGATGAAAGTTTGGAACTGATGAAAGCAGGAGATGAAATTCTTACTTACGGAACATCGCAAGATGCAGACAATTACGTTGATTATTTTAGAGAGCATAACATCATAGGAATTAAGAAGAACATTAAAGCACGAATTATGATTGATCAACGTGCAAAGAAAAACATTGCGATGTGCAAAGCAACAGGGTGGCAGGTATGCAGTTTAAAGCCTGGCCAAGGAACAGCAATGGAAGTAGATATTTATGGCAAATGCGCATTTATGGTGATTTGGAAGAAAGATCCAAGGCAAGTAACAGCAATCCTCTTTAATGACCCTGAGATTGTAAAAAGCTTAAAGCAATACGGTGAAATGCTCTGGAAATCAGCAAAACCCATGTAG
- a CDS encoding NAD(+)/NADH kinase, translated as MNLNKVIVIYMKPKFPIEKETIELVCRVLKQHNIQFTKIERTKDYKNILKDHDLIIIIGGDGTFLLTSQFVKDTPMLGVNSNPDMKEGFLMQTAKYDFKQKFMDLLQDKHKIVFLTRLQPVLNGKILRPALNEIFIGHKKPYKMTRYTLIINNKGEFQRSSGIIFATAIGSHAWAASAGGKKMLLLSKNYQFVVREPYQGTLHTHHLLKGILTKKDKVEIVAKMGNGIISIDALSEDFPFKKGSTLKVEIAKTPLPYIVFSDFDYEC; from the coding sequence ATGAACCTCAACAAAGTCATCGTCATATACATGAAACCAAAGTTTCCCATAGAAAAGGAGACCATTGAACTAGTCTGCAGAGTATTAAAACAGCATAATATTCAATTTACTAAAATAGAACGCACCAAAGATTATAAAAATATTCTCAAGGATCACGACCTTATCATTATTATTGGCGGAGATGGTACGTTCTTATTAACATCGCAGTTTGTCAAAGACACACCTATGTTAGGTGTTAACTCAAATCCTGATATGAAAGAAGGATTTTTAATGCAGACAGCAAAATATGATTTCAAACAGAAATTCATGGATCTGTTACAAGATAAACATAAAATAGTATTTCTCACGAGATTGCAGCCAGTATTGAATGGTAAAATACTGCGCCCGGCATTAAATGAAATTTTCATTGGCCATAAAAAACCGTATAAAATGACAAGATATACTTTGATCATTAACAACAAGGGCGAATTCCAGCGCTCTTCAGGCATTATTTTTGCTACAGCTATTGGCAGCCATGCGTGGGCAGCTTCTGCAGGCGGTAAAAAAATGCTCTTATTAAGTAAAAACTATCAATTTGTTGTCCGTGAACCTTATCAAGGCACCTTGCACACTCACCATTTGCTGAAAGGAATATTAACAAAAAAAGACAAGGTTGAGATTGTGGCAAAAATGGGTAATGGGATTATAAGCATCGATGCATTAAGTGAAGATTTCCCTTTCAAAAAAGGTTCAACATTAAAAGTAGAGATTGCTAAAACGCCGCTTCCGTATATTGTGTTTAGTGATTTTGATTACGAATGTTAG
- a CDS encoding Bro-N domain-containing protein, translating to MDEKTNNLIVFQDKKIRRTWHNNEWWFSVVDVVGILSESSEPRNYWKVLKHRLNQEGSEVVTNCNQLKLQASDGKYYDTDCANTKNIFRLIQSIPSPKAEPFKLWLAKVGYERVQEIENPELAQERMKELYEQKGYSKSWIDKRLRGIAIRQDLTDEWRTRGIENKEDFSILTAEISKAAFGMTPLEYKKLKGLTKENLRDHMNDLELIFTMLGEASTAELERVKNPKTFIQHKKTSKEGGSVAKKARLDLENKTKKQVISKENYLNIPEKEKRKRLAEADFDEKK from the coding sequence ATGGATGAAAAAACCAATAATCTCATTGTTTTTCAAGATAAAAAGATAAGAAGGACATGGCATAATAATGAATGGTGGTTTTCAGTCGTTGATGTAGTTGGTATTTTATCTGAAAGTAGTGAACCAAGAAACTATTGGAAGGTATTAAAACATAGACTTAATCAAGAAGGAAGTGAGGTGGTTACAAATTGTAACCAACTGAAATTACAAGCTTCTGATGGAAAGTATTATGATACTGACTGCGCTAACACTAAAAATATTTTTAGATTAATTCAATCAATTCCCTCACCTAAAGCTGAACCATTCAAACTATGGTTGGCAAAAGTAGGCTATGAGCGTGTACAGGAAATAGAAAATCCAGAATTAGCGCAAGAACGTATGAAAGAGCTTTATGAGCAAAAAGGTTATTCTAAGTCATGGATAGATAAAAGATTAAGAGGTATAGCAATAAGACAAGACTTAACTGATGAATGGAGAACGCGAGGAATAGAAAACAAAGAAGACTTTTCAATACTTACAGCAGAGATATCGAAAGCTGCATTTGGCATGACTCCTTTAGAATACAAAAAATTAAAAGGGCTTACGAAAGAAAACTTAAGAGATCACATGAATGATTTGGAGTTAATATTTACCATGTTAGGAGAAGCATCAACTGCAGAACTTGAGAGAGTTAAAAACCCAAAGACATTTATACAGCACAAAAAAACTTCAAAAGAAGGTGGAAGCGTAGCAAAAAAAGCAAGATTAGATTTAGAGAATAAAACAAAAAAACAAGTAATAAGTAAAGAAAATTATCTTAATATTCCTGAAAAAGAAAAACGAAAAAGACTAGCTGAAGCTGATTTTGATGAAAAGAAATAG
- a CDS encoding class I SAM-dependent methyltransferase: MKRNSILQKWEEKWKIPEKKSVNIFAKRCNKLIKVKNCKTLIDIGCGLGQDALYFSRQGLDVTAVDFSEQAIKKLKEKANKKHNITFLCQDIKKLSFPENSFDCIYAHLSLHYFDDATTTKVFNNLYKLLKKEGILFIKCKSTDDVLYGKGEELDQDMFNYNGKIRHFFSKDYMKEKLKKFKNIQIRKTSSAYHKYKSSFIEAVAEK, encoded by the coding sequence ATGAAAAGAAATAGTATTTTGCAAAAATGGGAAGAAAAATGGAAAATTCCTGAGAAAAAATCAGTAAACATATTTGCTAAACGCTGCAATAAACTTATTAAAGTAAAAAATTGCAAAACACTGATTGATATTGGATGTGGATTAGGTCAAGATGCTCTTTATTTTTCAAGGCAAGGACTTGATGTTACTGCAGTTGATTTTTCAGAACAAGCAATTAAAAAACTAAAAGAAAAAGCAAACAAAAAACATAACATCACTTTTCTTTGTCAAGATATTAAGAAATTGTCTTTTCCTGAAAACAGTTTTGATTGTATTTATGCACATCTTAGTTTACATTATTTTGACGATGCAACAACAACAAAAGTATTTAATAATTTATACAAACTTCTCAAAAAAGAAGGCATATTATTTATTAAATGTAAATCCACTGATGATGTGTTGTATGGAAAAGGAGAAGAATTAGATCAAGATATGTTCAATTATAATGGTAAAATAAGACATTTTTTTAGCAAAGATTACATGAAAGAAAAACTAAAGAAATTTAAAAATATACAGATAAGAAAAACAAGCTCAGCCTATCATAAATATAAATCATCATTTATAGAAGCAGTAGCAGAAAAATAA